One Candidatus Binatia bacterium genomic window carries:
- a CDS encoding PorV/PorQ family protein, with translation MRSALVLAVLLLLPLSAEGAQIFEKVGTLGGQSLKIGVGARAAAMGDAYVALSDDATAVYWNPAGIARMSGQSISLNHTSWPADILFDQAAYVFNIKWIPGMLGVNVRALTMSRDIVRTTYLPEGTGDTFDAGEWAYGLSYARALTDKFSAGLSVNYVQTGLDDVKGSSTTFDFGTLYDVGVLGAKIGMSIQNIGSDMTFIDEKVKMPVFFRVGGSFDVMQQGENRLIAAAEFTHPPDNSEKLNVGAEYGFHDYLFLRGGYKLNYDTQGLTAGFGVKFPLTIVKSSVARLDYAYQDMNFLGATHRVSVNIGF, from the coding sequence GTGAGAAGCGCGCTCGTATTGGCCGTTCTACTGCTGCTCCCGCTCTCGGCGGAAGGGGCCCAGATCTTCGAGAAGGTCGGCACCCTGGGAGGCCAGTCGCTGAAGATCGGCGTGGGGGCTCGTGCGGCGGCCATGGGAGACGCCTACGTCGCGCTCTCGGACGACGCCACGGCCGTCTACTGGAACCCCGCGGGGATCGCCCGGATGTCGGGGCAGTCGATCTCGCTGAACCACACGTCCTGGCCCGCCGACATCCTGTTCGACCAGGCCGCGTACGTTTTCAACATCAAGTGGATTCCCGGCATGCTCGGCGTGAACGTCCGGGCGCTCACGATGAGCCGGGATATCGTCCGGACGACCTATCTGCCGGAAGGCACCGGGGACACGTTCGACGCCGGGGAGTGGGCCTACGGCCTCTCCTACGCGCGGGCGCTCACGGACAAGTTCTCGGCAGGGCTGAGCGTGAACTACGTCCAGACCGGCCTCGACGACGTGAAGGGCTCGTCCACCACGTTCGATTTCGGCACGCTCTACGACGTGGGCGTGCTGGGCGCGAAGATCGGCATGTCGATCCAGAACATCGGGAGCGACATGACCTTCATCGACGAGAAGGTCAAGATGCCGGTCTTCTTCCGCGTCGGCGGCTCGTTCGACGTGATGCAGCAGGGTGAGAACCGGCTGATCGCCGCCGCCGAGTTCACCCACCCGCCCGACAACTCGGAGAAGCTGAACGTGGGCGCCGAGTACGGCTTCCACGACTATCTGTTCCTCCGGGGCGGGTACAAGCTCAACTACGATACGCAGGGGCTGACGGCCGGCTTCGGCGTCAAATTCCCGCTGACCATCGTGAAGTCCTCGGTCGCGCGCCTGGACTATGCCTATCAGGACATGAACTTCCTGGGGGCGACGCACCGGGTCTCGGTGAACATCGGGTTCTAG
- a CDS encoding phosphoglycerate kinase encodes MTFRRLNHLEAEGRTIFVRVDFNCPLKPEGGVADDTRIVASLPTLRYLLDKGARLVVASHLGRPKGKRDPKQSLVPVRDVLEKYLRAPVRFAPSIIGPEAADEARALQPGQALLLENLRFDPREEANDPEFSRALAALADAYVNDAFGSAHRAHASTVGITAHLADRAAGFLMEKELSALGRLLEGAARPYVAILGGAKISGKIDVLQNLLPRVDRVFVGGGMMFTFLRAKGLETGRSLVEEDRIPLAAELLRSVEAAKLLLPEDCRAADGPRGEDPGRIVPVTAIPSDRMGVDIGPASLGTLASALADAKTVFWNGPMGIFEVPAYAEGTIGVAREMARATKRGAFTVVGGGDSLAAVNAAEVEHQISHLSTGGGASLEFLEGKELPGVAALEDAPRPAR; translated from the coding sequence ATGACGTTTCGACGGCTGAACCATCTGGAGGCGGAGGGGCGGACGATCTTCGTGCGCGTCGACTTCAACTGCCCCCTGAAGCCCGAGGGGGGCGTGGCCGACGACACCCGGATCGTGGCTTCGCTGCCGACGCTGCGCTACCTGCTCGACAAGGGGGCGCGCCTCGTCGTGGCCTCGCACCTGGGGCGCCCCAAGGGAAAGCGCGACCCCAAGCAGAGCCTCGTGCCCGTGCGCGACGTGCTCGAGAAGTATCTCCGCGCCCCCGTGCGCTTCGCCCCGTCCATCATCGGACCCGAGGCGGCGGACGAGGCGCGCGCCCTCCAGCCGGGGCAGGCGCTCCTGCTCGAGAACCTGCGCTTCGACCCGCGCGAGGAGGCGAACGACCCCGAGTTCAGCCGCGCTCTGGCCGCGCTCGCCGACGCGTACGTGAACGATGCCTTCGGCTCGGCCCACCGCGCGCACGCCTCGACCGTGGGGATCACCGCGCACCTCGCCGACCGCGCGGCGGGGTTCCTGATGGAGAAGGAGCTCTCGGCGCTGGGCCGGCTCTTGGAGGGCGCCGCTCGGCCGTATGTCGCGATCCTGGGCGGCGCCAAGATCTCCGGCAAGATCGACGTGCTCCAGAACCTCCTGCCCCGCGTGGACCGGGTCTTCGTCGGAGGGGGGATGATGTTCACCTTCCTGCGCGCGAAGGGGCTCGAGACCGGGCGCTCGCTGGTGGAGGAGGACCGGATCCCGCTCGCGGCCGAGCTGCTCCGGTCGGTCGAGGCGGCGAAGCTCCTCCTGCCCGAGGACTGCCGCGCCGCCGACGGGCCCAGGGGCGAGGACCCGGGACGCATCGTTCCCGTGACGGCGATTCCGTCCGACCGCATGGGCGTGGACATCGGCCCTGCCTCGCTCGGAACGCTGGCGTCGGCGCTGGCCGACGCGAAGACGGTGTTCTGGAACGGCCCCATGGGGATCTTCGAGGTGCCGGCCTACGCCGAGGGGACGATCGGCGTCGCGCGCGAGATGGCTCGCGCCACCAAGCGCGGGGCCTTCACGGTGGTGGGCGGCGGCGATTCGCTCGCCGCGGTGAACGCCGCCGAGGTGGAGCACCAGATCAGCCATCTCTCGACGGGCGGCGGAGCGTCGCTCGAGTTCCTGGAAGGGAAGGAGCTTCCCGGCGTCGCCGCGCTGGAGGACGCGCCGCGGCCGGCACGATGA
- a CDS encoding GWxTD domain-containing protein gives MRRSRPGQAIAAVFVLLLLASGSPAAPPPPGSVAAGEAAASAGEIHFHARAIPYRHSPSEGRAEFSIRVPYREIKFIQKTDSLFEGLLRVTVEMWDAAEKRIGYRQQEARVQVTDPSAAGDSLLGEVYKLGLTAKPGRYAYRVTVEDMNMARMGLIYKMKSQKRQGKVEGRVDLGPWLFRNPSLSGIEPAWEISAAKEGAPFRKGPYDVYPHPSGYYGLYKDEVSGYYEIYDDPPPPGGRSYRVRSLLVDAKGDTIPTGDDSLRVTEGTAWPHAISIDASGLAAGHYRLTLEIHREGEPVTAVTSTEFDVLWSRDSWRPEAAEFYDVEAGVLLSSEEAAKFPMLSMGEKEVRIEEAWQNADPSPETAQNEARLEFLRRVAYANQHYTIFTPGMFSDRGRVYIRYGEPDEMKIERIPVAGKTIGHALDSSIPQASRETITRTDTGIADSRPYEIWTYDSHGKEASARHGLNEVATGLKFVFIDDQGYGEYTLRYSSTTGIH, from the coding sequence TTGAGGCGCTCCCGACCCGGCCAGGCCATCGCCGCCGTTTTCGTCCTGCTGCTCCTGGCCTCGGGCTCTCCCGCGGCGCCACCTCCCCCCGGTTCCGTAGCCGCGGGCGAGGCGGCCGCGTCCGCGGGCGAGATCCATTTCCACGCCCGCGCCATCCCGTACCGCCACAGCCCTTCCGAGGGCCGCGCCGAATTCTCCATCCGGGTTCCGTACCGCGAGATCAAGTTCATCCAAAAGACCGACAGCCTGTTCGAGGGGTTGCTTCGCGTGACGGTGGAGATGTGGGACGCGGCCGAGAAGCGGATCGGATACCGCCAGCAGGAAGCCCGTGTGCAGGTGACCGATCCCTCGGCGGCCGGCGACTCCCTGCTGGGCGAGGTCTACAAGCTGGGACTCACCGCCAAGCCGGGCCGCTACGCCTACCGGGTCACCGTCGAAGACATGAACATGGCTCGCATGGGCCTCATCTACAAGATGAAGAGCCAAAAACGTCAGGGCAAGGTGGAGGGGCGCGTCGACCTGGGTCCCTGGCTCTTCCGCAATCCCTCGCTGAGCGGCATCGAGCCCGCGTGGGAGATCTCCGCGGCGAAAGAGGGCGCTCCGTTCCGGAAGGGACCCTACGACGTCTATCCCCACCCGAGCGGCTATTACGGCCTCTACAAGGACGAGGTCTCGGGATACTACGAGATCTACGACGACCCGCCGCCCCCGGGGGGTCGCAGCTATCGCGTCCGCTCCCTCCTGGTGGACGCCAAGGGGGACACCATCCCGACCGGCGACGACTCGCTTCGCGTCACGGAGGGAACCGCCTGGCCGCACGCCATCTCGATCGATGCCTCGGGCCTCGCGGCGGGGCATTACCGCCTGACCCTCGAGATCCACAGGGAAGGGGAGCCGGTGACCGCGGTCACCTCGACCGAGTTCGACGTCCTCTGGTCGCGCGATTCCTGGCGGCCCGAGGCCGCCGAGTTCTACGACGTCGAGGCCGGCGTGCTGCTGTCCTCGGAGGAAGCCGCGAAATTCCCGATGCTCAGCATGGGCGAGAAGGAAGTGCGGATCGAGGAAGCCTGGCAGAACGCCGATCCCTCGCCCGAGACGGCCCAGAACGAGGCGCGCCTCGAGTTCCTGCGCCGGGTGGCGTACGCCAACCAGCACTACACCATCTTCACGCCCGGCATGTTCTCCGACCGGGGGCGCGTCTACATCCGCTACGGCGAGCCCGACGAGATGAAGATCGAGCGGATCCCCGTCGCGGGAAAGACGATCGGCCACGCGCTCGACTCCTCCATCCCGCAGGCCTCGCGCGAGACGATCACCCGGACCGACACCGGAATCGCCGACTCGCGCCCCTACGAGATCTGGACCTACGACTCGCACGGCAAGGAGGCCTCCGCCCGCCACGGGCTGAACGAGGTCGCCACCGGTCTCAAGTTCGTCTTCATCGACGACCAGGGATACGGCGAGTACACCCTCCGCTACTCCTCGACGACCGGAATCCACTGA
- the gap gene encoding type I glyceraldehyde-3-phosphate dehydrogenase — protein MRVAINGFGRIGRLVLRAALKRKETIDFVAVNDITDAKTLAHLLTYDSIHGPWPERFSPAEGGLRVGTTTIRVLCEAKPENLPWKDLGVDVVLECTGRFTDRDKAAVHLGAGAKRVLVSAPSKGADATFVMGVNDKAFDPAKHQVVSIASCTTNCLAPVLSVLDETFGIERGFMTTIHAYTNDQKVLDAPHKDLRRARSAAQSMIPTSTGAAKAIGLVIPSLQGKLDGIAVRVPIPCGSIIDVAAETARPVSAAAVNDAMRAAATGRLSGILQYMEDPIVSADIVGNPHSAIFDAPLTMAQGDRFVKVFAWYDNEWGFSNRMVDALLLLGRAS, from the coding sequence GTGCGCGTCGCCATCAACGGCTTCGGACGGATCGGGCGCCTCGTGCTCCGGGCCGCGCTGAAGCGGAAGGAAACGATCGACTTCGTCGCCGTGAACGACATCACCGACGCGAAGACCCTGGCCCATCTCCTCACCTACGACTCGATCCACGGGCCCTGGCCGGAGCGGTTCTCGCCGGCCGAGGGCGGGCTCCGCGTCGGAACGACCACGATCCGGGTCCTCTGCGAGGCGAAGCCCGAGAACCTCCCGTGGAAGGACCTGGGCGTGGACGTCGTGCTCGAGTGCACGGGGCGCTTCACCGATCGCGACAAGGCCGCGGTGCACCTGGGCGCCGGCGCCAAGCGCGTGCTCGTCTCCGCGCCCTCCAAGGGCGCCGACGCGACGTTCGTGATGGGCGTGAACGACAAGGCGTTCGACCCCGCGAAGCACCAGGTGGTCTCGATCGCCTCGTGCACCACCAACTGCCTCGCGCCGGTGCTGTCGGTGCTCGACGAGACGTTCGGCATCGAGCGCGGCTTCATGACCACGATCCACGCCTACACGAACGATCAGAAGGTGCTGGACGCCCCCCACAAGGATCTCCGCCGCGCGCGCTCGGCGGCGCAATCGATGATCCCCACCTCGACGGGCGCGGCCAAGGCGATCGGGCTCGTGATCCCCTCGCTGCAGGGGAAGCTCGACGGCATCGCGGTCCGGGTGCCGATTCCCTGCGGGTCGATCATCGACGTGGCGGCGGAGACGGCCCGCCCGGTGTCGGCGGCGGCGGTGAACGACGCGATGCGCGCCGCCGCGACGGGGCGTCTCTCCGGAATCCTCCAGTACATGGAGGACCCGATCGTCTCGGCGGACATCGTCGGCAACCCGCACTCCGCGATCTTCGACGCCCCCCTCACCATGGCCCAGGGGGATCGGTTCGTGAAGGTCTTCGCCTGGTACGACAACGAATGGGGCTTCTCGAACCGCATGGTGGACGCGCTGCTCCTGCTGGGACGGGCGTCCTGA
- a CDS encoding TonB-dependent receptor yields MSSRRRGCARALLPLVAALLFVVAPSILPAQSLAQTGTISGTVTDGSGGPMSGVSVIILGKQMGAFTNAEGKYSIVRVPVGSYTIRAMQVGYTRDDKVVQVDANRTTVANLKIVESAIKIGAVEVKSNAKIAVNKTSSSTKQVVTSEDLHALPVDSYKDAIALKAGVISQGGALHFRGGREDEVLTIVNGIPSRNPMRAEGVDLGLLAVSSSEQVLGGMDAQYGNALSGVIALTTREGGDKFGGEARYFTDRYGEQDKSFNDFERLSVGFGGPFVFPKTNYYVSFEGTYSDTYLRNTSEQKEHRFLDFIRIGNKQSNATNFSSKLTWKVTPNQKMNLEVIRNASLSSRFHNRWNRKGFVQLVSDSTAPTDGTITQRYGTWAYYQVDSSFVPMNTADHLPITTEDYEQIALTWRSVMNNGAIYNLRASRQEWQSRQDVLGRQLWEYQAQPNAYYDPFNRLNGAYYVTNGDYPFYENRRTTTYTMNGDLSKKFGQHNFMVGGDFNYNDLQYLLTQFPNVLDATGNYGATRDEFRNFNPEGSFYAQDRWQYEGMVLNAGMRYDNFSVGNQVDRNLVTHPVKTQWSPRIGIAYPISDRDVMSFHYGRLFQVPDRLFIYQGKNVSAEARGNPNLEPQTTIAYQLGVQHLFSKEIYGQFGVYFKDIFGLLTTVDQEIPGFSVTVPTWVNGDYASSRGIEVTLIKQHSHGFSGELNYTYSNSSGTASDPNRALASSGNLRDQFKPTSEQPLDWDQRHSISATLRLGNEKDWASTFVYQFGTGVPYTPEQRSQRRQDPTLTNSLRLPSTSTLSVQAERFFRVWGQNVTFYLQGSNLLDAKNISDLQPSLWPDNQVNPTSYRVYYTETGRAGGAFLTADQTGDGVEDWYPVNDPRVYQQGRVIRVGLGVQF; encoded by the coding sequence ATGAGTTCCCGACGACGCGGATGCGCCCGGGCGCTGCTTCCCCTGGTCGCCGCGTTGCTGTTCGTCGTCGCGCCGTCCATCCTTCCCGCCCAGTCGCTCGCGCAGACTGGAACCATCAGCGGCACCGTCACCGACGGAAGCGGCGGTCCCATGTCTGGCGTCTCGGTCATCATCCTGGGAAAGCAGATGGGGGCGTTCACCAACGCCGAAGGGAAGTACAGCATCGTCCGCGTTCCGGTCGGTTCCTACACCATTCGCGCCATGCAGGTCGGCTACACGCGGGACGACAAGGTCGTCCAGGTGGACGCCAACCGCACCACCGTCGCCAATCTCAAGATCGTCGAATCCGCGATCAAGATCGGGGCCGTCGAAGTGAAGAGCAACGCCAAGATCGCGGTCAACAAGACGAGCTCTTCGACCAAGCAGGTCGTCACCTCCGAAGACCTGCACGCGCTGCCCGTGGACAGCTACAAGGACGCGATCGCCCTCAAGGCGGGAGTCATCAGCCAGGGCGGCGCGCTGCACTTCCGCGGCGGCCGTGAGGACGAGGTGCTCACCATCGTCAACGGCATCCCGAGCCGGAACCCGATGCGCGCCGAGGGCGTGGACCTCGGGCTCCTCGCCGTCTCTTCGAGCGAGCAGGTGCTCGGCGGGATGGACGCGCAGTACGGAAACGCCCTCTCCGGCGTCATCGCGCTCACCACGCGCGAGGGCGGCGACAAGTTCGGCGGCGAGGCCCGCTACTTCACCGACCGCTACGGCGAGCAGGACAAGTCGTTCAACGATTTCGAGCGGCTCAGCGTGGGCTTCGGCGGGCCGTTCGTCTTCCCGAAGACCAACTACTACGTCTCCTTCGAGGGGACCTACAGCGACACCTATCTGCGGAACACCTCGGAGCAGAAGGAACACCGGTTCCTGGACTTCATCCGGATCGGCAACAAGCAGTCCAACGCGACCAACTTCTCGAGCAAGCTGACCTGGAAGGTGACTCCCAACCAGAAGATGAATCTCGAGGTGATCCGGAACGCTTCGCTCAGCAGCCGCTTCCACAATCGGTGGAATCGGAAGGGATTCGTGCAGCTGGTCTCGGACAGCACCGCGCCGACGGACGGGACGATCACGCAGCGCTACGGGACGTGGGCGTACTACCAGGTCGATTCCTCGTTCGTGCCGATGAACACCGCGGACCATCTCCCGATCACGACCGAGGACTACGAGCAGATCGCGCTGACCTGGCGGAGCGTCATGAACAACGGAGCGATCTACAACCTGCGGGCCTCGCGCCAGGAGTGGCAGTCCCGCCAGGACGTGCTCGGCCGGCAGCTCTGGGAGTACCAGGCGCAGCCGAACGCGTACTACGACCCCTTCAACCGCCTGAACGGGGCCTACTACGTCACGAACGGGGACTACCCGTTCTACGAGAACCGCCGGACGACGACCTACACCATGAACGGGGACCTCTCGAAGAAGTTCGGCCAGCACAACTTCATGGTCGGCGGCGATTTCAACTACAACGACCTCCAGTATCTGCTGACGCAGTTCCCGAACGTGCTCGACGCCACCGGCAACTACGGCGCGACGCGCGACGAGTTCCGGAACTTCAACCCCGAGGGGTCCTTCTACGCCCAGGATCGCTGGCAGTACGAGGGGATGGTCCTGAACGCGGGGATGCGCTACGACAACTTCTCGGTGGGGAACCAGGTCGATCGCAATCTCGTGACCCATCCGGTCAAGACGCAGTGGAGCCCGCGCATCGGGATTGCCTATCCGATCTCCGACCGCGACGTGATGAGCTTCCACTACGGGCGCCTCTTCCAGGTTCCCGACCGGCTCTTCATCTATCAGGGCAAGAACGTCTCGGCCGAGGCGCGCGGCAATCCGAACCTCGAGCCGCAGACCACCATCGCCTACCAGCTGGGCGTGCAGCACCTCTTCAGCAAGGAGATCTACGGGCAGTTCGGCGTCTACTTCAAAGACATCTTCGGGCTCCTGACGACGGTGGATCAGGAGATCCCGGGCTTCTCGGTCACGGTGCCCACCTGGGTGAACGGCGACTACGCCTCCTCGCGGGGGATCGAAGTGACCCTGATCAAGCAGCACAGCCACGGCTTCTCGGGCGAGCTCAACTACACCTATTCGAACTCGAGCGGAACGGCGTCCGACCCGAACCGCGCGCTCGCCTCGTCGGGGAACCTCCGCGACCAGTTCAAGCCGACCTCCGAGCAGCCGCTCGACTGGGATCAGCGGCACAGCATCTCGGCGACGCTGCGGCTGGGGAACGAGAAGGACTGGGCGTCCACCTTCGTCTATCAGTTCGGCACCGGCGTTCCCTACACGCCGGAGCAGCGGTCGCAGCGGCGGCAGGATCCGACCCTGACCAACTCGCTGCGCCTCCCCTCGACGTCCACCCTCTCCGTCCAGGCGGAGCGCTTCTTCAGGGTGTGGGGGCAGAACGTGACGTTCTATCTCCAGGGCTCGAACCTGCTCGACGCGAAGAACATCAGCGACCTGCAGCCGAGCCTCTGGCCGGACAACCAGGTGAATCCCACGTCGTATCGGGTCTACTACACGGAAACGGGCCGTGCCGGCGGCGCCTTCTTGACGGCGGACCAGACGGGAGACGGGGTCGAGGACTGGTACCCCGTGAACGACCCGCGCGTGTACCAGCAGGGTCGCGTGATCCGCGTCGGATTGGGGGTCCAGTTCTGA
- the tpiA gene encoding triose-phosphate isomerase, which produces MKRVLAGNWKMNLLLAEARSLYEGVDAGCRERSGIACVLFPPATALAALAASRTEGGPALGVQNCHFESKGAFTGEVSAEQAKDAGARYALVGHSERRRLFCESDQLVRQKLLAAWRTGLHPVLCIGETLAERERRETRDVLARQLRRALEGSPSKATLWVAYEPVWAIGTGVVASVEEVAEAHAWVREELAAAGRGAAGDPVPILYGGSVDPRNAGPLAAVPGVDGFLVGGASLQAASFLEIGRLLEETVPAH; this is translated from the coding sequence ATGAAGCGCGTTCTCGCCGGAAACTGGAAGATGAATCTGCTCCTGGCCGAGGCGCGCTCCCTGTATGAGGGGGTGGACGCGGGATGCCGGGAGCGCTCCGGAATCGCCTGCGTCCTGTTCCCTCCCGCCACCGCGCTGGCCGCGCTCGCGGCGTCGCGGACGGAGGGCGGTCCCGCGCTCGGCGTGCAGAACTGCCACTTCGAATCGAAGGGCGCCTTCACCGGCGAGGTCTCGGCGGAGCAGGCGAAGGACGCGGGCGCGCGGTATGCGCTGGTGGGGCACTCGGAGCGCCGGCGCCTCTTCTGCGAGAGCGATCAGCTCGTGCGCCAGAAGTTGCTCGCCGCGTGGCGCACGGGGCTCCATCCCGTGCTCTGCATCGGCGAAACGCTGGCCGAGCGCGAGCGGCGCGAGACGCGCGACGTGCTCGCGCGGCAGCTCCGGCGCGCGCTCGAGGGATCTCCCTCGAAAGCTACGCTCTGGGTCGCGTACGAGCCGGTGTGGGCGATCGGAACGGGAGTGGTCGCGTCGGTGGAGGAGGTCGCCGAGGCGCACGCCTGGGTGCGCGAGGAGCTCGCGGCCGCGGGAAGAGGCGCCGCCGGGGACCCCGTCCCCATCCTGTACGGAGGGAGCGTGGATCCCAGGAACGCCGGACCGCTCGCCGCGGTCCCGGGGGTGGACGGTTTCCTCGTGGGGGGCGCCTCGCTCCAGGCCGCCTCGTTCCTCGAGATCGGCCGCCTGCTGGAGGAGACCGTCCCCGCGCATTGA
- the secG gene encoding preprotein translocase subunit SecG — protein sequence MSGVILGLVVTIHVLACIALMITILLQSGKGGGLAGAFGGGSSQTLFGGRGAAGFLSRATTVLAVLFFVTSLTLGLSSSKASARRSLVQEEARRRAAGAPPTGSGASAPSPGASAPLGGGTVAPAPPAGTAPAPGGTTAPSPSGTTAPPSGPATSGGATTPPASGSGQSPATGGQ from the coding sequence ATGTCCGGTGTCATTCTGGGTCTGGTCGTCACCATTCACGTTCTCGCCTGCATCGCGCTCATGATCACCATCCTTCTCCAGTCGGGGAAGGGCGGCGGTCTGGCCGGCGCGTTCGGAGGCGGCTCCAGCCAGACCCTCTTCGGCGGGCGCGGCGCGGCGGGGTTCCTGAGCCGAGCGACCACCGTGCTCGCGGTCCTCTTCTTCGTGACGTCGCTGACGCTCGGCCTCTCGTCATCGAAGGCCTCGGCGCGGCGCAGCCTGGTTCAGGAAGAGGCACGTCGCCGCGCTGCGGGCGCGCCTCCGACCGGCTCGGGCGCGAGCGCGCCCTCGCCGGGTGCGTCCGCTCCTCTGGGTGGCGGCACCGTGGCGCCCGCTCCTCCGGCGGGCACGGCTCCGGCTCCCGGCGGCACGACGGCTCCCTCGCCGAGCGGCACGACGGCTCCTCCTTCCGGTCCCGCGACGAGCGGAGGCGCGACGACGCCACCGGCCTCGGGCAGCGGACAGTCGCCCGCGACCGGCGGACAATGA
- a CDS encoding ATP-dependent 6-phosphofructokinase — translation MRIGILTGGGDCPGLNAVIRAVVQRAVKTYDWDVCGIRHGWRGLLVDEIDSLDLAKVSGILPRGGTILGTSRTNPFKEADGPARIRAALATHGIDALVAIGGEDTLGTANKLAQDGLPVVGVPKTIDNDVNGTDLTFGFDTALTIATEAIDRLHTTAESHDRVMVVEVMGRHAGWIALESGIAGGADLILIPEFPVAFSEVTEVVRRRHDRGKSFSIIVVAEGAHLADDGGQALHLASEKMDAFGHVRLGGIGATLAERLEEQTGFETRYTILGHIQRGGSPTAFDRVLGSRFGIAAADLIANKGFGRMVAIRGTQIVDVPLAEAVGTLKTVGPEFYELARVFSS, via the coding sequence ATGCGGATCGGAATCCTGACGGGCGGGGGGGACTGCCCGGGGCTGAACGCGGTGATCCGCGCGGTCGTCCAGAGGGCGGTCAAGACCTACGACTGGGACGTGTGCGGCATCCGCCACGGATGGCGCGGGCTCCTGGTGGACGAGATCGACTCGCTCGACCTGGCCAAGGTGTCGGGCATCCTGCCGCGCGGCGGCACGATCCTCGGCACATCGCGAACGAACCCCTTCAAGGAAGCCGACGGACCCGCGCGGATCCGCGCGGCCCTCGCGACGCACGGAATCGACGCGCTCGTCGCGATCGGCGGCGAGGACACGCTCGGCACCGCCAACAAGCTCGCCCAGGACGGCCTTCCCGTCGTCGGCGTGCCCAAGACGATCGACAACGACGTCAACGGCACCGACCTCACGTTCGGGTTCGACACTGCGCTCACCATCGCGACGGAGGCGATCGACCGGCTGCACACCACGGCGGAGTCGCATGACCGCGTCATGGTCGTGGAGGTCATGGGGCGCCACGCCGGATGGATCGCGCTCGAGAGCGGAATCGCCGGAGGCGCCGATCTCATCCTGATCCCGGAGTTCCCGGTCGCCTTCTCCGAGGTGACCGAGGTGGTGCGCCGCCGCCACGACCGGGGAAAGAGCTTCAGCATCATCGTCGTCGCCGAGGGGGCGCATCTCGCGGACGACGGCGGCCAGGCCCTCCACCTCGCGAGCGAGAAGATGGATGCCTTTGGCCACGTGCGGCTGGGCGGCATCGGCGCCACGCTGGCGGAGCGGCTCGAGGAGCAGACCGGCTTCGAGACCCGCTACACGATCCTGGGACACATCCAGCGCGGCGGCTCTCCGACCGCGTTCGACCGGGTGCTCGGGTCGCGCTTCGGCATCGCGGCGGCCGACCTGATCGCGAACAAGGGTTTCGGGCGGATGGTCGCCATCCGCGGCACGCAAATCGTGGACGTCCCGCTCGCCGAGGCGGTCGGGACGCTCAAAACCGTCGGGCCCGAGTTCTACGAGCTGGCCCGAGTGTTTTCCAGCTAA